One segment of Megachile rotundata isolate GNS110a chromosome 4, iyMegRotu1, whole genome shotgun sequence DNA contains the following:
- the LOC100881059 gene encoding PHAF1 protein CG7083 isoform X2 yields the protein MHFSQSVSIIQSQVGIIRGVQVLYSDSNPLDVDLVINLPHDGVRLIFDPVVQRLKIIEIYNMKLVKLKYCGLPFNSPEVLPSIEQIEHSFGATHPGVYDSDKQVFVLNFRGLSFYFPIDSKFQPGYAHGLGSLQFPNGTSPLVAKTAIYVGNMGAGMGTDEHNLKTPPPPPLPLVCYHNNLYLEKADVMRDKIRTRGLRLHLFTEGSSVTRVLLEPKKRCLTKEVLFGDTCEDVLSALGAPSRVFFKAEDKMRIHSPHAHKRDKIRRSDFFYNYFTLGLDVLFDAKTQCVKKFVLHTNYPGHYNFNMYHRCEFSLTLPPENNSTESGKLIDVSPSPVTITAYTKWDRISEQLKASARPVVLNRASSTNTTNPFGCTFCYGIRDAIVEVMANQHIASVTLYRAV from the exons ATGCATTTTTCTCAATCTGtgtcaataatacaatctcaagtGGGCATTATACGGGGAGTGCAAGTACTTTATAGTGATAGT aATCCTTTAGATGTAGATTTAGTAATAAACTTACCTCATGATGGCGTTCGGCTTATATTTGATCCTGTGGTGCAAAGgctcaaaataattgaaatttataatatgaAACTAGTTAAACTTAAATACTGTGGCTTACCGTTCAATTCGCCAGAAGTTTTGCCATCTATCGAACAGATCGAACATTCGTTTGGAGCAACTCACCCTGGTGTTTATGACAGCGATAAACAA gtATTTGTATTGAACTTTAGGGGACTATCATTTTACTTCCCTATTgattcaaagttccaacctggATATGCTCATGGATTAGGGTCATTGCAATTTCCAAATGGAACTTCTCCTCTTGTAGCAAAAACAGCTATTTATGTTGGTAACATGGGTGCTGGAATGGGAACTGATGAACATAACTTAAaaacaccaccaccaccacctctgccactt GTTTGCTATCATAACAATCTGTACCTGGAAAAGGCAGATGTTATGAGAGATAAAATACGTACCCGGGGTCTTAGATTGCATCTCTTCACGGAAGGTAGCTCTGTAACAAGGGTATTATTGGAACCAAAGAAACGCTGCTTAACAAAAGag GTGTTATTTGGTGATACATGTGAAGATGTGCTGAGTGCTTTAGGAGCACCATCTCGAGTGTTCTTCAAAGCTGAGGACAAGATGCGCATTCATAGTCCTCACGCGCACAAACGCGATAAAATAAGACGGTCGGATTTCTTTTACAACTATTTTACTTTAGGACTG GATGTTTTATTCGATGCCAAAACACAGTGTGTTAAAAAGTTTGTATTACACACAAATTATCCAGggcattataattttaatatgtatcATCGTTGCGAGTTCTCTTTAACCTTGCCCCCTGAAAATAATTCCACCGAATCGGGAAAACTCATAGACGTTTCCCCTTCTCCAGTTACG ATCACTGCCTACACTAAATGGGATAGAATAAGTGAGCAATTGAAGGCGAGCGCGCGGCCagtggtgttgaatcgtgcaTCCTCGACAAACACAACAAATCCATTCGGATGTACATTTTGTTACGGTATACGCGACGCGATCGTCGAGGTCATGGCGAATCAACATATTGCAAGTGTAACTCTATATAGAGCGGTGTGA
- the LOC100881059 gene encoding PHAF1 protein CG7083 isoform X1 translates to MLELEVVPERSLGCEQWEFILGMHFSQSVSIIQSQVGIIRGVQVLYSDSNPLDVDLVINLPHDGVRLIFDPVVQRLKIIEIYNMKLVKLKYCGLPFNSPEVLPSIEQIEHSFGATHPGVYDSDKQVFVLNFRGLSFYFPIDSKFQPGYAHGLGSLQFPNGTSPLVAKTAIYVGNMGAGMGTDEHNLKTPPPPPLPLVCYHNNLYLEKADVMRDKIRTRGLRLHLFTEGSSVTRVLLEPKKRCLTKEVLFGDTCEDVLSALGAPSRVFFKAEDKMRIHSPHAHKRDKIRRSDFFYNYFTLGLDVLFDAKTQCVKKFVLHTNYPGHYNFNMYHRCEFSLTLPPENNSTESGKLIDVSPSPVTITAYTKWDRISEQLKASARPVVLNRASSTNTTNPFGCTFCYGIRDAIVEVMANQHIASVTLYRAV, encoded by the exons ATGTTGGAACTTGAGGTGGTTCCCGAGAGATCCCTCGGCTGCGAACAGTGGGAATTTATTTTAG GAATGCATTTTTCTCAATCTGtgtcaataatacaatctcaagtGGGCATTATACGGGGAGTGCAAGTACTTTATAGTGATAGT aATCCTTTAGATGTAGATTTAGTAATAAACTTACCTCATGATGGCGTTCGGCTTATATTTGATCCTGTGGTGCAAAGgctcaaaataattgaaatttataatatgaAACTAGTTAAACTTAAATACTGTGGCTTACCGTTCAATTCGCCAGAAGTTTTGCCATCTATCGAACAGATCGAACATTCGTTTGGAGCAACTCACCCTGGTGTTTATGACAGCGATAAACAA gtATTTGTATTGAACTTTAGGGGACTATCATTTTACTTCCCTATTgattcaaagttccaacctggATATGCTCATGGATTAGGGTCATTGCAATTTCCAAATGGAACTTCTCCTCTTGTAGCAAAAACAGCTATTTATGTTGGTAACATGGGTGCTGGAATGGGAACTGATGAACATAACTTAAaaacaccaccaccaccacctctgccactt GTTTGCTATCATAACAATCTGTACCTGGAAAAGGCAGATGTTATGAGAGATAAAATACGTACCCGGGGTCTTAGATTGCATCTCTTCACGGAAGGTAGCTCTGTAACAAGGGTATTATTGGAACCAAAGAAACGCTGCTTAACAAAAGag GTGTTATTTGGTGATACATGTGAAGATGTGCTGAGTGCTTTAGGAGCACCATCTCGAGTGTTCTTCAAAGCTGAGGACAAGATGCGCATTCATAGTCCTCACGCGCACAAACGCGATAAAATAAGACGGTCGGATTTCTTTTACAACTATTTTACTTTAGGACTG GATGTTTTATTCGATGCCAAAACACAGTGTGTTAAAAAGTTTGTATTACACACAAATTATCCAGggcattataattttaatatgtatcATCGTTGCGAGTTCTCTTTAACCTTGCCCCCTGAAAATAATTCCACCGAATCGGGAAAACTCATAGACGTTTCCCCTTCTCCAGTTACG ATCACTGCCTACACTAAATGGGATAGAATAAGTGAGCAATTGAAGGCGAGCGCGCGGCCagtggtgttgaatcgtgcaTCCTCGACAAACACAACAAATCCATTCGGATGTACATTTTGTTACGGTATACGCGACGCGATCGTCGAGGTCATGGCGAATCAACATATTGCAAGTGTAACTCTATATAGAGCGGTGTGA
- the Psf2 gene encoding DNA replication complex GINS protein PSF2-like protein, with translation MDPSEVEFLGEKQLVTIVPNFSFDMIYLISGTVGPFRAGLPVKVPIWLAVNLKQQQKCRILAQDWMDVNSLNEAKEDEKLSKLFTKMPSNHYIDEAQLLLNVASDDIPDSDAIRTAIKDIWDIRMSKLRTSVDAFLKSEGLHAKLDHLTAMEINSVRPLLPHTLDQMLRIQSAGGLVQSQYPEESQ, from the exons ATGGATCCGAGCGAAGTAGAATTTCTGGGAGAGAAGCAGTTGGTTACCATTGTGCCGAATTTCAGTTTCGACATGATATATTTGATCTCAGGAACAGTAGGCCCTTTTCGAGCAGGTCTACCTGTCAAAGTTCCGATTTGGTTGGCAGTGAATTTGAAACAACAGCAAAAATGTCGAATTCTTGCTCAAGACTGGATGGATGTTAATAGTTTGAATGAAGCTAAAGAAGATGAAAAGTTATCAAA ATTATTCACAAAAATGCCCAGCAATCACTACATTGATGAAGCACAACTTTTATTAAATGTTGCAAGTGATGATATACCGGATTCAGATGCAATAAGAACAGCAATAAAG GATATATGGGACATAAGAATGTCCAAACTTCGTACATCGGTGGATGCATTTTTGAAGAGCGAAGGTCTGCATGCAAAGTTGGATCATCTAACTGCCATGGAAATCAACAGTGTGCGTCCATTACTGCCCCATACTTTAGATCAAATGCTAAGGATTCAAAGT GCTGGAGGATTGGTACAATCACAGTATCCAGAGGAATCACAATAA
- the Traf4 gene encoding TNF receptor associated factor 4 isoform X2 codes for MDKAPIITDENFQDLEAEKAIMGSIVYCIHHKDGCKWSDELRKLKAHLNTCKHDAVPCSNKCGAMIPRVLMEDHLKYTCAQRRARCDFCAKEFTGHTLEKHTGTCGYEPLYCENKCGMKVQRRHLSQHKLGECAKRLVACRYCNKEFVFDTLGAHHAKCGRFPVACPHRCETAVLPREDLEVHLKDHCTTHLLSCTFKDAGCRFKGNRFSLDKHLEESAKMHLSLMCSVVTKQQHQITSLKSAISKLSLNYTGTLIWKITDYSAKMSEAKAKEGMELVSPPFYTSQYGYKLQASVFLNGNGTGEGSHISIYIKILPGEYDALLRWPFSHSVSFTIFDQTVVAEKACNIVESFIPDPTWKNFQRPSREPDSLGFGFPRFVSHEMVKKRHFVKDNTMFIRVKVDPSKIVAV; via the exons AATTTCCAGGACTTGGAAGCAGAGAAGGCAATAATGGGGTCGATTGTGTACTGCATTCATCACAAGGATGGGTGCAAGTGGTCGGATGAACTTCGGAAATTGAAG GCTCACCTGAATACCTGCAAGCACGATGCGGTTCCCTGCAGCAACAAATGCGGCGCAATGATCCCTCGTGTACTCATGGAGGACCATTTGAAGTACACTTGTGCTCAACGACGAGCTCGCTGCGACTTCTGTGCCAAAGAATTCACCGGTCACACACTCGAG AAACACACAGGAACATGCGGCTACGAGCCACTGTACTGCGAGAACAAATGCGGCATGAAGGTGCAGAGAAGGCATCTCAGTCAACACAAGCTGGGCGAATGTGCGAAAAGACTGGTAGCCTGTCGTTATTGCAACAAAGAGTTTGTGTTTGACACGTTGGGTGCTCATCACGCGAAGTGTGGCCGTTTTCCAGTGGCTTGTCCTCATCGTTGTGAAACTGCCGTTTTACCGAGGGAGGATCTGGAAGTCCACTTGAAAGACCACTGCACCACGCATCTTTTGTCCTGTACCTTTAAGGACGCTGGTTGTCGTTTCAAG GGAAATAGATTCTCGTTGGACAAACATCTGGAAGAGTCGGCGAAAATGCACTTGAGCCTGATGTGCAGCGTGGTGACCAAACAGCAGCACCAGATAACCAGTCTGAAATCAGCAATTAGCAAGTTGTCGTTAAATTACACAGGCACGCTTATATGGAAGATCACTGATTACAGTGCGAAAATGTCCGAGGCGAAGGCCAAGGAAGGAATGGAACTTGTCAGTCCTCCATTTTATACTAGTCAATATGGTTATAAGCTACAG GCATCAGTTTTCTTAAATGGAAATGGAACCGGCGAAGGAAGTCACATCTCCATTTACATCAAGATTCTTCCCGGGGAGTATGATGCTCTGTTGCGATGGCCATTCTCTCACAGTGTGTCTTTCACCATATTTGACCAGACGGTGGTGGCGGAGAAAGCTTGCAATATCGTGGAAAGCTTCATACCTGATCCAACATGGAAGAACTTCCAAAGGCCCAGTCGTGAACCCGATTCTCTTGGTTTTGGTTTTCCTCGATTCGTTTCTCATGAAATGGTGAAGAAGCGACACTTCGTCAAAGACAATACGATGTTTATACGAGTAAAGGTTGATCCTAGCAAAATCGTGGCTGTTTAG
- the Traf4 gene encoding TNF receptor associated factor 4 isoform X4 translates to MQNFQDLEAEKAIMGSIVYCIHHKDGCKWSDELRKLKAHLNTCKHDAVPCSNKCGAMIPRVLMEDHLKYTCAQRRARCDFCAKEFTGHTLEKHTGTCGYEPLYCENKCGMKVQRRHLSQHKLGECAKRLVACRYCNKEFVFDTLGAHHAKCGRFPVACPHRCETAVLPREDLEVHLKDHCTTHLLSCTFKDAGCRFKGNRFSLDKHLEESAKMHLSLMCSVVTKQQHQITSLKSAISKLSLNYTGTLIWKITDYSAKMSEAKAKEGMELVSPPFYTSQYGYKLQASVFLNGNGTGEGSHISIYIKILPGEYDALLRWPFSHSVSFTIFDQTVVAEKACNIVESFIPDPTWKNFQRPSREPDSLGFGFPRFVSHEMVKKRHFVKDNTMFIRVKVDPSKIVAV, encoded by the exons ATGCAA AATTTCCAGGACTTGGAAGCAGAGAAGGCAATAATGGGGTCGATTGTGTACTGCATTCATCACAAGGATGGGTGCAAGTGGTCGGATGAACTTCGGAAATTGAAG GCTCACCTGAATACCTGCAAGCACGATGCGGTTCCCTGCAGCAACAAATGCGGCGCAATGATCCCTCGTGTACTCATGGAGGACCATTTGAAGTACACTTGTGCTCAACGACGAGCTCGCTGCGACTTCTGTGCCAAAGAATTCACCGGTCACACACTCGAG AAACACACAGGAACATGCGGCTACGAGCCACTGTACTGCGAGAACAAATGCGGCATGAAGGTGCAGAGAAGGCATCTCAGTCAACACAAGCTGGGCGAATGTGCGAAAAGACTGGTAGCCTGTCGTTATTGCAACAAAGAGTTTGTGTTTGACACGTTGGGTGCTCATCACGCGAAGTGTGGCCGTTTTCCAGTGGCTTGTCCTCATCGTTGTGAAACTGCCGTTTTACCGAGGGAGGATCTGGAAGTCCACTTGAAAGACCACTGCACCACGCATCTTTTGTCCTGTACCTTTAAGGACGCTGGTTGTCGTTTCAAG GGAAATAGATTCTCGTTGGACAAACATCTGGAAGAGTCGGCGAAAATGCACTTGAGCCTGATGTGCAGCGTGGTGACCAAACAGCAGCACCAGATAACCAGTCTGAAATCAGCAATTAGCAAGTTGTCGTTAAATTACACAGGCACGCTTATATGGAAGATCACTGATTACAGTGCGAAAATGTCCGAGGCGAAGGCCAAGGAAGGAATGGAACTTGTCAGTCCTCCATTTTATACTAGTCAATATGGTTATAAGCTACAG GCATCAGTTTTCTTAAATGGAAATGGAACCGGCGAAGGAAGTCACATCTCCATTTACATCAAGATTCTTCCCGGGGAGTATGATGCTCTGTTGCGATGGCCATTCTCTCACAGTGTGTCTTTCACCATATTTGACCAGACGGTGGTGGCGGAGAAAGCTTGCAATATCGTGGAAAGCTTCATACCTGATCCAACATGGAAGAACTTCCAAAGGCCCAGTCGTGAACCCGATTCTCTTGGTTTTGGTTTTCCTCGATTCGTTTCTCATGAAATGGTGAAGAAGCGACACTTCGTCAAAGACAATACGATGTTTATACGAGTAAAGGTTGATCCTAGCAAAATCGTGGCTGTTTAG
- the Traf4 gene encoding TNF receptor associated factor 4 isoform X5: MGSIVYCIHHKDGCKWSDELRKLKAHLNTCKHDAVPCSNKCGAMIPRVLMEDHLKYTCAQRRARCDFCAKEFTGHTLEKHTGTCGYEPLYCENKCGMKVQRRHLSQHKLGECAKRLVACRYCNKEFVFDTLGAHHAKCGRFPVACPHRCETAVLPREDLEVHLKDHCTTHLLSCTFKDAGCRFKGNRFSLDKHLEESAKMHLSLMCSVVTKQQHQITSLKSAISKLSLNYTGTLIWKITDYSAKMSEAKAKEGMELVSPPFYTSQYGYKLQASVFLNGNGTGEGSHISIYIKILPGEYDALLRWPFSHSVSFTIFDQTVVAEKACNIVESFIPDPTWKNFQRPSREPDSLGFGFPRFVSHEMVKKRHFVKDNTMFIRVKVDPSKIVAV, translated from the exons ATGGGGTCGATTGTGTACTGCATTCATCACAAGGATGGGTGCAAGTGGTCGGATGAACTTCGGAAATTGAAG GCTCACCTGAATACCTGCAAGCACGATGCGGTTCCCTGCAGCAACAAATGCGGCGCAATGATCCCTCGTGTACTCATGGAGGACCATTTGAAGTACACTTGTGCTCAACGACGAGCTCGCTGCGACTTCTGTGCCAAAGAATTCACCGGTCACACACTCGAG AAACACACAGGAACATGCGGCTACGAGCCACTGTACTGCGAGAACAAATGCGGCATGAAGGTGCAGAGAAGGCATCTCAGTCAACACAAGCTGGGCGAATGTGCGAAAAGACTGGTAGCCTGTCGTTATTGCAACAAAGAGTTTGTGTTTGACACGTTGGGTGCTCATCACGCGAAGTGTGGCCGTTTTCCAGTGGCTTGTCCTCATCGTTGTGAAACTGCCGTTTTACCGAGGGAGGATCTGGAAGTCCACTTGAAAGACCACTGCACCACGCATCTTTTGTCCTGTACCTTTAAGGACGCTGGTTGTCGTTTCAAG GGAAATAGATTCTCGTTGGACAAACATCTGGAAGAGTCGGCGAAAATGCACTTGAGCCTGATGTGCAGCGTGGTGACCAAACAGCAGCACCAGATAACCAGTCTGAAATCAGCAATTAGCAAGTTGTCGTTAAATTACACAGGCACGCTTATATGGAAGATCACTGATTACAGTGCGAAAATGTCCGAGGCGAAGGCCAAGGAAGGAATGGAACTTGTCAGTCCTCCATTTTATACTAGTCAATATGGTTATAAGCTACAG GCATCAGTTTTCTTAAATGGAAATGGAACCGGCGAAGGAAGTCACATCTCCATTTACATCAAGATTCTTCCCGGGGAGTATGATGCTCTGTTGCGATGGCCATTCTCTCACAGTGTGTCTTTCACCATATTTGACCAGACGGTGGTGGCGGAGAAAGCTTGCAATATCGTGGAAAGCTTCATACCTGATCCAACATGGAAGAACTTCCAAAGGCCCAGTCGTGAACCCGATTCTCTTGGTTTTGGTTTTCCTCGATTCGTTTCTCATGAAATGGTGAAGAAGCGACACTTCGTCAAAGACAATACGATGTTTATACGAGTAAAGGTTGATCCTAGCAAAATCGTGGCTGTTTAG
- the Traf4 gene encoding TNF receptor associated factor 4 isoform X3: MEQSKENFQDLEAEKAIMGSIVYCIHHKDGCKWSDELRKLKAHLNTCKHDAVPCSNKCGAMIPRVLMEDHLKYTCAQRRARCDFCAKEFTGHTLEKHTGTCGYEPLYCENKCGMKVQRRHLSQHKLGECAKRLVACRYCNKEFVFDTLGAHHAKCGRFPVACPHRCETAVLPREDLEVHLKDHCTTHLLSCTFKDAGCRFKGNRFSLDKHLEESAKMHLSLMCSVVTKQQHQITSLKSAISKLSLNYTGTLIWKITDYSAKMSEAKAKEGMELVSPPFYTSQYGYKLQASVFLNGNGTGEGSHISIYIKILPGEYDALLRWPFSHSVSFTIFDQTVVAEKACNIVESFIPDPTWKNFQRPSREPDSLGFGFPRFVSHEMVKKRHFVKDNTMFIRVKVDPSKIVAV, translated from the exons ATGGAACAATCGAAAGAA AATTTCCAGGACTTGGAAGCAGAGAAGGCAATAATGGGGTCGATTGTGTACTGCATTCATCACAAGGATGGGTGCAAGTGGTCGGATGAACTTCGGAAATTGAAG GCTCACCTGAATACCTGCAAGCACGATGCGGTTCCCTGCAGCAACAAATGCGGCGCAATGATCCCTCGTGTACTCATGGAGGACCATTTGAAGTACACTTGTGCTCAACGACGAGCTCGCTGCGACTTCTGTGCCAAAGAATTCACCGGTCACACACTCGAG AAACACACAGGAACATGCGGCTACGAGCCACTGTACTGCGAGAACAAATGCGGCATGAAGGTGCAGAGAAGGCATCTCAGTCAACACAAGCTGGGCGAATGTGCGAAAAGACTGGTAGCCTGTCGTTATTGCAACAAAGAGTTTGTGTTTGACACGTTGGGTGCTCATCACGCGAAGTGTGGCCGTTTTCCAGTGGCTTGTCCTCATCGTTGTGAAACTGCCGTTTTACCGAGGGAGGATCTGGAAGTCCACTTGAAAGACCACTGCACCACGCATCTTTTGTCCTGTACCTTTAAGGACGCTGGTTGTCGTTTCAAG GGAAATAGATTCTCGTTGGACAAACATCTGGAAGAGTCGGCGAAAATGCACTTGAGCCTGATGTGCAGCGTGGTGACCAAACAGCAGCACCAGATAACCAGTCTGAAATCAGCAATTAGCAAGTTGTCGTTAAATTACACAGGCACGCTTATATGGAAGATCACTGATTACAGTGCGAAAATGTCCGAGGCGAAGGCCAAGGAAGGAATGGAACTTGTCAGTCCTCCATTTTATACTAGTCAATATGGTTATAAGCTACAG GCATCAGTTTTCTTAAATGGAAATGGAACCGGCGAAGGAAGTCACATCTCCATTTACATCAAGATTCTTCCCGGGGAGTATGATGCTCTGTTGCGATGGCCATTCTCTCACAGTGTGTCTTTCACCATATTTGACCAGACGGTGGTGGCGGAGAAAGCTTGCAATATCGTGGAAAGCTTCATACCTGATCCAACATGGAAGAACTTCCAAAGGCCCAGTCGTGAACCCGATTCTCTTGGTTTTGGTTTTCCTCGATTCGTTTCTCATGAAATGGTGAAGAAGCGACACTTCGTCAAAGACAATACGATGTTTATACGAGTAAAGGTTGATCCTAGCAAAATCGTGGCTGTTTAG